The DNA sequence GGTGACCGTGCGGCCAGGAGCGGCAGCGCGGAGATCCAGGGCGGCATCGCGCGCGATCGGGCGCAGATCGAGCGCCTCGATCTCGGGCTCGCGCTCCTCGTCGAGACGGGCGAGGGCCAGAAGGTCCTCGACCAGCACGCCCATGCGGATGGCCTCTTTCTCGATGCGCTCCATGGCGCGAGCCGTGTCCTCCTCGCCCTTGATCGCGCCCATGCGGTACAGCTCGGCGTAGCCGCGCACGCTCACGAGGGGCGTGCGCAGCTCATGGCTGGCGTCGCCGATGAAGCGCCGCATGTGCTGCACGGTGCGGTCGCGCTGGGCGAGCGACCCGTCGACCCGGTCGAGCATCGTGTTGATCGCCGTGTTGAGACGCCCGACCTCGGTGGTCGGCTCGAGGTCGGTCAGGCGCTGGCTGAAGTCGCCCTTCGCGATGGACATGGCGGTCGACTCGACCTGGCCCAGGCGACGGAAGGTCAGCGTCACGAGCCCCCGGGTGAGGAGCGCTGCGATGAGGATCGTCACGAGCGCGACGGTGATGTAGATGCCGAAGAACTGGCTGATGATGCGATCGGCGTAGTCGAGGGGCATCGCCACCATCTGGATCCGCAGTGCGCCGTCGCCGTCTCCCGGGAGCAGCGCGACGGCCGCGCGGAAGTCCTCGCCCTTCGTGCCGCCGAGGGGGAACACACCGTCGCCGGCGTTCTGCGCGTCCAGCAGCGTGTACGTCGAGGGGAAGAGGGGTTTCCCGCCGTTCCCGGACGTCCCGGTCGTGGTCTGCAGTACCCCCTCGCCGTCGTAGATCGCGACGAAGAAGTCCCTGGGGGATTCGCGAGGGGCGTAGACGGTCTTGCCGTCTTCGATCGACATGTCGAAGTAGCGGGGCGCGAGGTCGGCCGAGACCAGCGCGGGAAGCTGTGCCTCGATGTTCCCGACGAGCGAGTTGCGCAGGATGGGGACCGTGCCGATCCCGGCGAGCAGGAGGCCGAGCGCGAGCACCGCGACCGTGACGCCCGTGACCTTCGCGCGCAGGCTGATGGCCCGCCACCAGCGGGTGACCGCGTCAGGCTTGTGCGCCATGCGGCCCTCCCTCCGGTCGTGGTGCGCGCGTCGTCGGCGCCAGGGCGACGACTACTTGCCGACCTTCAGCATGTAGCCGAAGCCGCGCTTGGTCTGGATGACCGATTCCTCGGTATGCGGGTCGATCTTGCGACGGAGGTACGAGATGTAGCTCTCCACGATGCCGGCATCGCCGTTGAAGTCGTACTCCCACACGTGGTCGAGGATCTGCGCCTTCGACAGCACCCGGTTCGGGTTGAGCATGAGGTAGCGCAGCAGCTTGAACTCGGTCGGGCTGAGCTCGATCGGCTCCTTGCCGACGTGCACGTCGTGGGTGTCCTGATCCATCGACAGCTCGCCGGCACGGATGATCGACTCCTCGTCAGCCTGCATCGTGCGGCGCAGGATCGCCTGCGCGCGGGCGACGATCTCGTCGAGGCTGAAAGGCTTCGTGACGTAGTCGTCGCCTCCGGCGTTCAGGCCCTCGATCTTGTCGTCGGTGCCGTCCTTCGCGGTGAGGAACAGGATCGGGGCGGTGAAACCCGCGCCCCGCAGGCGCTTGGTGACGCTGAAGCCGTTCATGTCGGGCAGCATGACGTCGAGGATGATGAGGTCCGGCTCCTCTTCCAGCACCGCCGAGATCGTCGCGGCGCCGTTGGCGACCGTCTTGACCTGGAACCCGGCGAAGCTGAGTCCCGTGGAGAGGAGGTCGCGGATGTTGGGTTCGTCGTCGACGACCAGGATGCGCGCATCAGTCATGTCCCCATTATGGTGACTCCGACCATGCGGATGCTGATTATCCGTCGGAGCGGCGGTCACGCCGCGATCGCATCCGCATCCATGATCGTGTAGCTGTAGCCCTGCTCGGCGAGGAAACGCTGGCGGTTCTGCGCGTAGTCCTGGTCGACCGTGTCGCGGGCGACGAGCGTGTAGAAGCTCGCGGTGTGCCCGGACTGCTTGGGTCGCAGGAGCCGCCCGAGGCGCTGAGCCTCCTCCTGTCGTGAGCCGAAGGATCCGGAGACCTGGATCGCGACGGACGCCTCGGGCAGATCGATCGAGAAGTTCGCGACCTTCGACACGACGAGCAGCTGGATCTCTCCCTCGCGGAACTGCCGGTAGAGCTCCTCGCGCTCGTCGACGGGCGTCGCGCCCGTAATCTGCGGGGCGTTCAGCGCCTCGGACAGCGTGTCCAGCTGATCGAGGTACTGACCGATCACGAGGATCTGCTCGTCGGGGTGCTTGGCGATGAGCTCGCGCACGGCGTCGATCTTCGCGGGGGCGGATGCCGCGAGGCGGTACCGCTCGTCGTCGGTCGCCGCGGCGTACTCGAGCCGGTCGCTCGGCGGCAGATCCACGCGGACCTCGTAGCAGACGGCGGGGGAGATGAACCCCTGCGCCTCGATCTGCTTCCAGGGTGCGTCGAAGCGCTTGGGCCCGATGAGGCTGAACACGTCGCCTTCACGGCCGTCCTCGCGCACGAGAGTCGCGGTCAGACCGATGCGACGGCGTGCCTGCAGGTCGGCGGTGAGCTTGAACACGGGTGCCGGGAGCAGGTGCACCTCGTCGTACACGATGAGGCCCCAGTCGAGCGCGTCGAGCAGCGCGAGGTGCGCGTACTGGCCTTTCCGCTTGGCCGTGAGGATCTGGTACGTCGCGATCGTGACCGGCTTGACCTCCTTGGCCTGACCGGAGTACTCGCCGATCTCCTCGGGGGTGAGGCTGGTGCGCTTCAGCAGTTCGTCGCGCCACTGGCGCGCGGACACGGTGTTCGTGACGAGGATCAGCGTGGTGGTCTTGGTCGCGGCCATGGCGCCGGCGCCGACGATGGTCTTGCCCGCGCCACAGGGCAGTACGACGACGCCCGATCCGTCCTTCGAGAACGCATCGACCGCATCCTGCTGGTACGGACGGATCTGCCACGTGCCCTCGTCCAGCTCGATCTCGTGCGGAGTGCCGGGGGTGTACCCCGCGAGGTCTTCGGCCGGCCAGCCGATCTTCAGCAGCTCCTGCTTGATCTGGCCGCGCGCCCACGCGTCGACCACGTAGGTGTCGGGGCTCGGGTGACCGATCAGCAGCGGTTGGATGCGCTTGTTGTTCGCGACCTGGGCGAGCACGGCGGGGTCGGTCGACCGGAGGATCAGCGTCCCCTCGTCGTCGCGCTCGATCACGAGGCGTCCGTAGCGGTTGACCGTCTCGCGCAGGTCGACGGCGACGGAGGGCGGCACCGGGAAGCGCGACCACCGGTCGAGGGTCTCGAGCATGTCCTCGGCGCTGTGTCCTGCGGCCCGGGCGTTCCAGAGCCCGAGACGGGTGATCCGGTAGGTGTGGATGTGCTCGGGAGCGCGTTCGAGTTCGGCGAAGATCGCCAGCTCGTGGCGGGCGCTCTCGGCATCGGCGTGGGCGACCTCGAGCAGCACGGTGCGATCGCTCTGCACGATCAGGGGGCCATCAGACATAGCTGTCCAGTTTACTGGGCGATCACGGTCGCGGCGCGGATGCTCGACACCGGCAGCGTGCGTTCGACGTCCGCCGCCTTGTCGCGCCCGCGCAGCCGCCCGCCGCCGAGACCGGTGGCCTCCAGCAGGAGCTCGCGCGTGCTGCCGTCCGGCATCCCCACGGTCACCTGGAGCACGGCCTTCGCGCGCACCGCCGCCTCCAGCTCTCGGTCCAGCCAGGCGGCGTCGGCATCCGGCCCCTGGTGGGAGCGGAGCGCGGCGATGAGCGACGTGTAGTCGGGTGCGTCATCCGCCGGGCTCGGTGCGGCCGCGTGCCGTTCGCCGGTGAGGACGGTGCCGTCCTCGTCGACGAGGGTCGCGGGGTAACGGGCGTCCGTGAGCGCCCAGTAGACCGTGTCGCGACTGACGCGGGTGGTGAGTGAGCCGACGTGAGTGGCGAGGCCGAGCGGTCGCAGCGCCTGGTCGACCGCGATGGCCTCGATGAGGTGCGGATCAGCGCTCTCGATCCGCGTGCGTCCGGTCTCGGAGTCCGTCGACACGCGGACGAGTCCGTGACGCTGGGCGGTCTGGGCGACGAGATAGCGGAGCGGCTGCGGGATGCCGGTGAGCGAGATGCTCTCGAGGAAGTCGACGAGCGACTCCTCGGTCTCCCCGGCCACGAGGGCTCGCGCGACGGACTCCGGCGTGAACCGGTACGTCGACGCCTGCGCTGCGGACTCGCGCGCCGCGACCGTGCGCAGCCGTACGTCGAGAGCGGGGGCGAGCGGTCCGGGAGAGATCGCACTGAGGTCGTTCTGGAGGAAGATCCGATCGACCTCGGCGGGCAGCAGCGCCGTGAGGGCGGCGGGATCGGCATCGAGCCCGTCGCGCAGGGGAGTCGCCCAGGCGGGCTCTGTCCCGTCGTCGGCGACGAGACCGAGCAGCCGCGCGCGTTCGCTCAGTGCCGTGCTGCGCTCGGGCCAGGCGGGATCCCACGGGTGGGCCTGCGCCCAGGCCGAGAGCGGGATCCACCCGCCCTCATCCGAGCGGACACCGCGGGGGAGCGCATCGCGGAACGCGCGGGCGAGCTCGCTCCACCGCTGCGAGACAGAGGAGCGGAGCCAGACGTCGGCTCCCCCCGTGGTGTGCAGCCGCCGATCCCCGACCGCGACGAGCCCCGCGGTGGACGCGATCGCCACGAGGTCGTCGACGGCATCGGTCGCCACGCCGGACTCGGTCAGCTGCCGCTTCTCGCCCGCGCTGAGCGTGCCGCCCGCGAGCAGGGCGAACGGCCGGTCCTTGGCCGCGAGCAGCAGGTCGGCGACCGTGGCGACGGTGGTGAACGCACGCTCCGCGGCGTGCGCTGCCGCACTGTCTCCGGCCGTCTCCTGGTGTTCCGATGCGGGTGCGGAGGGAGCGGGGCGTTCCGAGACGGCTGCGGCGACGGGCGGAACGACTCCGCCGTCGGGGCGCACCAGCGCGAGGCGCTGCAGGGCGTGCAGGTCGGCGGAATCGGCGACCTCCTCTCCCGCGGCGATCCGGCGAAGGGCCGTCGCCTCCGAGAGCGTGAGACGGGGGAGGGCCTTGGCGAGCGACGACGGCTCGAGGAGAGCCTCGGCAGCGTCGAAGAAGTCCTGCCATCCGATGTCGGGACGCACCCCGCGCGCCGCGAACAGCTCGGCCAGGTCGGCATCGCTCATCGCGGCCAGGTGTTCGGCCAGCGGTCGGGCGTGCGTGCTCATGCCTGGTGCCTCAGGGCCGCGATCCCGCGCGACCCTTCCGGATGAAACTCATCGCCAGCAGCACGATGATCATCACGAACGCCGCGGGCAGGCCCCAGTAGGGGATCGCCGCGACGACCGGCCACACGCCGGAGCCGAAGTCCTCCTGGTGCATGCCGGTCGCTGTGCCGATGATGATCGCGAAGAAGCAGACGATGGATGCCGCGGCCAGCCCCAGCGCGGTGAACGCGAGAATGCGATCGACGCGGCGCACGGGCACGTCGGGTTCGGGACTCTGACTGCTCATCCCGCTCAGCCTAGTCGCTGAGCGGGAAACTCGGCCTCGCGCGCGGCCACTGCATTCCGCCGTGCTCCCCGCGCCCGATCCCGCTCACCGGTAGGCTGGAGACGGTCGCATCCTGCGCGGCCGTCCAGCTCCACACCGACTCAGCGAGGTTTCTCCCATGCCCACCGGCAAGGTCAGGTTCTACGACGAAGACAAGGGTTTCGGCTTCATCGCCACCGATGACGGCCAGGACGTCTTCCTGCACGCCTCCGCGATGCCCGCGGGCACGGCCGTCAAGGCCGGCGCGCGCGTCGAGTTCGGTGTCGCCGACGGCAAGCGCGGTCTGCAGGCGCTCTCGGTGCGCGTCCTCGAAGCTCCGCCGAGCCTTGCCAAGGCGAAGCGCAAGCCCGCCGACGACATGGCGATCATCATCGAGGACCTCGTGAAGCTCCTCGACGGCATCGGCGGCGACCTGCGTCGTGGCCGCTACCCGTCGTCCGGTCACGGCCGCAAGATCGCGGCTGTCCTCCGCAAGGTAGCCGATGACCTCGAAGCCTGACGCCGACGAGCGCCTGCTCGACGCGCACGACCTCGCACTCGCGGCGTTGCGTGAGATCACGCCCGCGTCGACGATCGGCCCCGCGGCCGGGTACCTCGTGGAGGACGACGGCTCGGTCTCGTTGCGCTTCGAGAACCGGCTGGCCGGCTACCCCGGCTGGTACTGGACGGTGACCGTCGCGCGCGTCGACGACGAGGAGCCGACGGTGCTCGAGACGGAACTGCTGCCCGGAGACGGCGCGCTCCTCGCGCCCGAGTGGGTGCCGTGGGCCGAGCGACTGGCCGAGTACCGGGCGCACCAGGCCGAGCTGGCCGAGCAGGCCGCGGCTGCGGCTGCCGAGCAGAACGACGCCGATGCGAGCGCCGAGAACGATGCCGAGGACGACGACCTCGACGACGTCGACGAAGACGAGGACGAAGACCTCGAGGACGACTCCGACGAGGACGACGACCTCGACGACGACGACGACGATGACGATGACGATGACGACGATGATCTCGACGACGACGAGCTGACCAGCGAACCGCGGCCTGTGCACGGCGGCGACCTCGACGGCGTCGACATCGACGAGCTCGACGAGTCCGACGACGACCCCGACGACGACGACTCCGACGACGACTCGGACGACGACGATTCCGATGAGGACGCCTCTGACGACGAGGAGTGATCTTCCCCCCGCACGACGAAGGGGACCGCGCGGATCGCGCGGTCCCCTTCATCGTGGCTGGCGCCGTCAGGCGCCCTGGTGCTCGAGCACGTAGTCGAGTGCGCGGGTGAGCTGCCGCACGTCGTCCGGCTCGATCGACACGAACGTCGCGACGCGGAGCTGGTTGCGGCCCAGCTTGCGGTAGGGCTCGGTGTCGACGATGCCGTTGGCCCGCAGCGTCTTCGCGATGGCGGCCGCATCGATCGACTCGTCGAAATCGATCGTGACGACGACCGGGGAACGGTCGGCCTCTGCCGTCACGAACGGGGTGGCGACATCGGATGCCGTGGCCCAGTCGTACAGGATGCCGGATGACTCGGCCGTGCGCGCACCGGCCCAGGAGAGGCCGCCGTTGCCGAGGATCCACCCGAGCTGGCTGTCGAGCAGGTGCAGGGTCGTCAGCGCCGGGGTGTTGAGCGTCTGGTTGAGGCGCGAGTTGTCGACGGCGTTCTTCAGGCTCAGGAACTCCGGGATGTAGCGGTCGGAGGCGGCGATCCGCTCGATGCGGTCGATCGCGGCGGGGGACACAGCCGCGAACCACAGTCCGCCGTCGGAGCCGAGATTCTTCTGCGGTGCGAAGTAGTAGACGTCGGCCTGCGCTGCATCGAAGTCGATGCCTCCGGCGGCGCTCGTGGCGTCGATGACGGTGAGGGCGCCGTCGGCGGCGACGCGCGTGATCGGAGCGGAGACGCCGGTCGACGTCTCGTTGTGCGGCCATGCGTAGACGTCCACGCCGTCGACGACCTCGGCAGCCGCGCGGGACCCCGGCTCCGCCTTGCGCACGTCCGGTGCGTCCAGCCAGGGCGCGGCGGCTGCGGCGGCGAACTTGCCGCCGAACTCGCCGAACACGATGTTCTGGCTGCGCCGCTCGATGAGGCCGAAGGCCGCGGCATCCCAGAAGGCGGTCGACCCGCCGTTGCCGGTGATGATCTCGTAGCCCTCGGGCAGACGGAAGAGAGCGGCGAGGCGCTCGCGCACGCTGCCGACGAGGTTCTTCACCGGCGCCTGGCGGTGCGAGGTTCCGAGCAGCGTGGGGCCGGCGGCGAGGAGTGCGTCGAGCTGCTCGCTCCGCACCTTCGAGGGGCCGCATCCGAAGCGGCCGTCGGCGGGCAGGACGTCACGGGGAATCTCGATCGGCATGCGTCGAGTCTAGAGCGTGGCCTCCCGCCTGACCGCCCGCGTGACGCCCCGATGTCGGTGCGGGAATGTAGGCTTGCCTAAGAAGACCCGGAGGGCCACATGACCGACTTGATCGACACCACGGAGATGTATCTCCGCACCATCCTCGAGCTCGAGGAGGAGAACATCGTCCCGCTGCGCGCACGCATCTCCGAGCGCCTCGGTCACTCGGGTCCGACCGTCTCGCAGACGGTGGGACGCATGGAGCGCGACGGCCTCGTGGTGGTGTCGGAGGACCGCACGCTGGAACTCACGGAGTCGGGGCGGCGCAAGGCGGTCGACGTCATGCGCAAGCACCGTCTCGCCGAGCGGCTGCTCTCCGACGTCATCGGTCTCGACTGGGCGTTCGTGCACGACGAGGCCTGCCGGTGGGAGCACGTCATGAGCGAGCAGGTCGAGCGCCGCCTCGTCGAGCTCCTCGGGCACCCGACGGAGTCGCCCTACGGCAACCCGATCCCCGGGCTCGACCAGCTCGGCGACGCCCCCGCTCGGACGTTCGACGAGGGCGTCATCGGCCTCGTGCAGAAGCTCAACGCGGCCGGTGCTCCCATCGAGGGCACGGTGCGTCGTCTCGCCGAGCCGGCGCAGGTCGACCCCGAGCTGCTGGAGCAGCTCCGCGACGCCGGAGTCGTGCCCGGAGCGAAGGGCGACTACCGGTTCAACGAGGGCTACGTGCTGATCCAGATGGAGGGCAAGGACGAGGGCCTCGAGCTCCCGGTCGAGCTCGCCTCCCACATCTTCCTCGTCGGCGAGCCGGTCTGAATCCGCTCTGACCGGGGATTCTTCTGCTCCCCGACGATTGCCAGGTTGGCAGGGTGACAGGATCGTTATCTTCCGGTAACCTCGGTGAAGTCGTCGGCGAAGAAGCCCGCTGACGATAGCCGAGAGGATTCGCCTTCCAGGCTCGTCGTCCTCCCGGTAAGAACGCACAAAGTACCCGAGCTACATTCGTGCCACGAGAGCAGAGTGCCGACGAGCCAGCGCTACCCGAGCGTGCAGGCGCAGGAGGATCACGTTTTGGTCAAAGACATCCAGTCCGCGAACACACCTGAAGATCGACCCCTCGCCCGTCGCACGACCGCACGGGTCAGCGCGCGGACCGTGGTGAAGCCGCTGCGATCCGTCGCCATCTTCGGAGCAGTGGGCGCCCTGGTCGCCGCTGTCGCGCTCCCCGCCTACGCGGCGTCGAAGCCGGCCGAGAACGCCGCGACGACCGTGCAGCAGATGGCCGCCGTCGACGCGCAGTCGCTCGTCGTCGCCTCGCAGGCCACGTCGGCCCCGCTCGACCGCGGAACGTTCACCGCCACCACGCCCGACGAGATCGAGAAGAAGAAGGCGGAGGAGGCCGCAGCGGCCCGCGCCGCCGCAGCCGCTTCCACGGCATCCGCCTCGACCGGTGGTCGCACCTTCGACATCGGCGCCTACGCGCTCGTCTCGCCCGGTTCGGGTGAGGTCCGCTATCCGCTCCCGCAGGGCTCGTACAGTGTCAGCCGAACCGTCGGCGGCGCGCACAACGGCGCCGACATGCTCGCGCCGCAGGGCACGCCGATCTACGCCGCCGCCGCGGGCGTCGTACGCCAGTCCGCTGAGAGCATCGGCGGATACGGCGTCGCCGTCATGATCGACAGCGTCGTGGGCGGCCAGCGTGTGCAGACGACCTACGGCCACATGACGTACGGATCCCGCCAGGTCCAGGCCGGCGAGAGCGTGGCCGCAGGCCAGCTCATCGGCTTCGTCGGCAGCACCGGCCGCTCGACCGCCAACCACCTCCACTTCGAGGTGTGGGTCAACGGCGGCCTCCTCGAGCCGATCGCCTGGCTCGCCGCGAACGCCGGCTGAGCCGTCACCGCTTCGCCCCTCACCGGACACGCCTCCGAGCGTTCACCCGGAGTTGGGCCGCGCACCCCGCTCGATGGGTTAGCCTGAACCCGTTGTCGCACAGGCGGGAGAAGCTGATGGACCGAATACCGAGCATCCGCACCATGGATGCCCTCGGTCGTCATGTCCTTCAGCATCGGCCGCAGGGACACCACGGTGCTGCCGTGCGAAGAAGGCGCTGTCACTAGACAGCGCCTTTTTTCGTCCCTGCGAACGCTCGCGTCCGCGCGACCTCGTGTGAGTCGAGAGTGCCGGGAAGCCGTCCCGGCGGATCGAGAGGATGCTGATGCGCACACTGGTACTGAACGCGGGATACGAGCCTCTGGCCATCGTGTCGTTCAAGAGAGCACTGGTCCTGGTCATGAACGACAAGGCCACCGTGATCGAGCACGTCGAGGACGATCCCGTCTGGGGCAGTCACGGGGTCTACGATCGGCCGGCCGTCATCATCCTGTCGAGATACGTGCGCGTCCCGTCCAGCCGACGGGTGCCGGTGACCCGGCGCGGAGTGCTGCGGCGCGACAACCACCGCTGCGGCTACTGCGGAAAGGCCGCCTCGACGATCGACCACGTGCTGCCGCGTTCGCGAGGCGGAGCGGACTCGTGGGAGAACCTCGTCGCCTGCTGCCTGCGCTGCAACAACGTCAAGAGCGACCGCACGCCGCAGGAGATGCGCTGGGAACTGCGGATCACGCCGCGACCGCCGCACGGCACCGCCTGGACGGTGCGGGGGAGCGAGCGAAGCGATCCGCGCTGGGAGCCGTACCTCGCGCTCGCCGCGTGAGCCGGACGAGACCGTTCCCGTAGACTGGAGCCCACGCCTTCGTAGCTCAGCAGGATAGAGCAGCCCTCTCCTAAAGGGCAGGTCGCTGGTTCGAATCCAGTCGAGGGCACTCTCCGGTCGTCACGGGCGACCGCGCCGCCAGAGCTTCGACGGCCACCAGATCACACGCCCGAGGTCGTAGGCGAGCGCCGGCACGAGCAGCGATCTCACGACGAACGTGTCGAGCAGCACGCCGAACGCCACGATGAACGCGAGCTGCACGAGGAACAGGATCGGGATCACCGACAGAGCGGCGAACGTCGCGGCCAGCACGAGTCCGGCCGACGTGATGACCCCGCCCGTGATCGACAGCCCTCGCAGTACACCTTCCCGCGTGCCGTGTGCCAGCGACTCTTCGCGCACCCGCGTCATGAGGAAGATGTTGTAGTCGATGCCGAGCGCGACGAGGAACACGAAGCCGTAGAGAGGCACGGCCGGGTCGGCGCCGGGGAAGTCGAAGACTCCGGAGAAGACCAGTGCCGACACGCCCATCGCTGTGCCGAAGGACAGCACGGTGGTGATGATGAGGAGCACCGGCGCGAGGATCGACCGCAGCAGCAGCATGAGGATCAGCATGATCACGACGAGGATCACCGGGATGATGAGATTCCGGTCGTGGATGGAGGCGTCGTTCGTGTCGATGGCCGTGGCCGTCACTCCTCCGACGAGCGCGTCGAGCTCGTGCAGCGACGAGCGGAGGTCGCGCACGGTGTCGCCCGCGGCATCCGAGTCGGCGGCATCCGTCAGCGTCCCCTGCAGGAGCACGTTCCCGTCGACGACGGTCGGCGCCGGCGCAGGGGTCCCCGGCGGTCCGACCGCCGTGATCCCGTCGGCGGTCACGGGCGCCGAGCCGCTGGGCGAATCGGCGGCGGTGACCGAGACGCCGTCGATGCCGTCGTCGGCGAGCATCACGTCGGCAGCGTCTTGGAGCCGATCCTCGCTCACCACCACCGAGACCGGGCTGCCCGAGCCACCGGGGAAGTGCTCGCCGAGAGCCACTTGACCGTCGCGCGCCTCCGACGATCCGAGCACGAGATCCGACTGAGGAACCCCGGAGGCGTCGAGC is a window from the Microbacterium sp. LWO14-1.2 genome containing:
- a CDS encoding HNH endonuclease, with the protein product MRTLVLNAGYEPLAIVSFKRALVLVMNDKATVIEHVEDDPVWGSHGVYDRPAVIILSRYVRVPSSRRVPVTRRGVLRRDNHRCGYCGKAASTIDHVLPRSRGGADSWENLVACCLRCNNVKSDRTPQEMRWELRITPRPPHGTAWTVRGSERSDPRWEPYLALAA
- a CDS encoding response regulator transcription factor, whose product is MTDARILVVDDEPNIRDLLSTGLSFAGFQVKTVANGAATISAVLEEEPDLIILDVMLPDMNGFSVTKRLRGAGFTAPILFLTAKDGTDDKIEGLNAGGDDYVTKPFSLDEIVARAQAILRRTMQADEESIIRAGELSMDQDTHDVHVGKEPIELSPTEFKLLRYLMLNPNRVLSKAQILDHVWEYDFNGDAGIVESYISYLRRKIDPHTEESVIQTKRGFGYMLKVGK
- a CDS encoding M23 family metallopeptidase; amino-acid sequence: MPTSQRYPSVQAQEDHVLVKDIQSANTPEDRPLARRTTARVSARTVVKPLRSVAIFGAVGALVAAVALPAYAASKPAENAATTVQQMAAVDAQSLVVASQATSAPLDRGTFTATTPDEIEKKKAEEAAAARAAAAASTASASTGGRTFDIGAYALVSPGSGEVRYPLPQGSYSVSRTVGGAHNGADMLAPQGTPIYAAAAGVVRQSAESIGGYGVAVMIDSVVGGQRVQTTYGHMTYGSRQVQAGESVAAGQLIGFVGSTGRSTANHLHFEVWVNGGLLEPIAWLAANAG
- a CDS encoding multidrug ABC transporter ATPase, with the translated sequence MSSQSPEPDVPVRRVDRILAFTALGLAAASIVCFFAIIIGTATGMHQEDFGSGVWPVVAAIPYWGLPAAFVMIIVLLAMSFIRKGRAGSRP
- the serC gene encoding phosphoserine transaminase — protein: MPIEIPRDVLPADGRFGCGPSKVRSEQLDALLAAGPTLLGTSHRQAPVKNLVGSVRERLAALFRLPEGYEIITGNGGSTAFWDAAAFGLIERRSQNIVFGEFGGKFAAAAAAPWLDAPDVRKAEPGSRAAAEVVDGVDVYAWPHNETSTGVSAPITRVAADGALTVIDATSAAGGIDFDAAQADVYYFAPQKNLGSDGGLWFAAVSPAAIDRIERIAASDRYIPEFLSLKNAVDNSRLNQTLNTPALTTLHLLDSQLGWILGNGGLSWAGARTAESSGILYDWATASDVATPFVTAEADRSPVVVTIDFDESIDAAAIAKTLRANGIVDTEPYRKLGRNQLRVATFVSIEPDDVRQLTRALDYVLEHQGA
- a CDS encoding HAMP domain-containing sensor histidine kinase → MAHKPDAVTRWWRAISLRAKVTGVTVAVLALGLLLAGIGTVPILRNSLVGNIEAQLPALVSADLAPRYFDMSIEDGKTVYAPRESPRDFFVAIYDGEGVLQTTTGTSGNGGKPLFPSTYTLLDAQNAGDGVFPLGGTKGEDFRAAVALLPGDGDGALRIQMVAMPLDYADRIISQFFGIYITVALVTILIAALLTRGLVTLTFRRLGQVESTAMSIAKGDFSQRLTDLEPTTEVGRLNTAINTMLDRVDGSLAQRDRTVQHMRRFIGDASHELRTPLVSVRGYAELYRMGAIKGEEDTARAMERIEKEAIRMGVLVEDLLALARLDEEREPEIEALDLRPIARDAALDLRAAAPGRTVTVVDRTVDAPLIDVTTRSTPVVPEPQTPAPRGGLSRATLGRLRRRPRTSAVPQVAGIDFTEATDVPVRTPPIVLGEENKVRQVVTNLLGNARRFSPADSPLEIVVDADRVRGTGSISIVDHGEGIPPQIRDQIFERFWRADTSRARETGGSGLGLAIVASIMKALRGGVAVSETPGGGATFTITLPLAPSRATPAHLLEDTQPIDPLAL
- a CDS encoding cold shock domain-containing protein, which produces MPTGKVRFYDEDKGFGFIATDDGQDVFLHASAMPAGTAVKAGARVEFGVADGKRGLQALSVRVLEAPPSLAKAKRKPADDMAIIIEDLVKLLDGIGGDLRRGRYPSSGHGRKIAAVLRKVADDLEA
- a CDS encoding DNA repair helicase XPB encodes the protein MSDGPLIVQSDRTVLLEVAHADAESARHELAIFAELERAPEHIHTYRITRLGLWNARAAGHSAEDMLETLDRWSRFPVPPSVAVDLRETVNRYGRLVIERDDEGTLILRSTDPAVLAQVANNKRIQPLLIGHPSPDTYVVDAWARGQIKQELLKIGWPAEDLAGYTPGTPHEIELDEGTWQIRPYQQDAVDAFSKDGSGVVVLPCGAGKTIVGAGAMAATKTTTLILVTNTVSARQWRDELLKRTSLTPEEIGEYSGQAKEVKPVTIATYQILTAKRKGQYAHLALLDALDWGLIVYDEVHLLPAPVFKLTADLQARRRIGLTATLVREDGREGDVFSLIGPKRFDAPWKQIEAQGFISPAVCYEVRVDLPPSDRLEYAAATDDERYRLAASAPAKIDAVRELIAKHPDEQILVIGQYLDQLDTLSEALNAPQITGATPVDEREELYRQFREGEIQLLVVSKVANFSIDLPEASVAIQVSGSFGSRQEEAQRLGRLLRPKQSGHTASFYTLVARDTVDQDYAQNRQRFLAEQGYSYTIMDADAIAA
- a CDS encoding DUF3027 domain-containing protein, with protein sequence MTSKPDADERLLDAHDLALAALREITPASTIGPAAGYLVEDDGSVSLRFENRLAGYPGWYWTVTVARVDDEEPTVLETELLPGDGALLAPEWVPWAERLAEYRAHQAELAEQAAAAAAEQNDADASAENDAEDDDLDDVDEDEDEDLEDDSDEDDDLDDDDDDDDDDDDDDLDDDELTSEPRPVHGGDLDGVDIDELDESDDDPDDDDSDDDSDDDDSDEDASDDEE
- a CDS encoding helicase-associated domain-containing protein, whose protein sequence is MSTHARPLAEHLAAMSDADLAELFAARGVRPDIGWQDFFDAAEALLEPSSLAKALPRLTLSEATALRRIAAGEEVADSADLHALQRLALVRPDGGVVPPVAAAVSERPAPSAPASEHQETAGDSAAAHAAERAFTTVATVADLLLAAKDRPFALLAGGTLSAGEKRQLTESGVATDAVDDLVAIASTAGLVAVGDRRLHTTGGADVWLRSSVSQRWSELARAFRDALPRGVRSDEGGWIPLSAWAQAHPWDPAWPERSTALSERARLLGLVADDGTEPAWATPLRDGLDADPAALTALLPAEVDRIFLQNDLSAISPGPLAPALDVRLRTVAARESAAQASTYRFTPESVARALVAGETEESLVDFLESISLTGIPQPLRYLVAQTAQRHGLVRVSTDSETGRTRIESADPHLIEAIAVDQALRPLGLATHVGSLTTRVSRDTVYWALTDARYPATLVDEDGTVLTGERHAAAPSPADDAPDYTSLIAALRSHQGPDADAAWLDRELEAAVRAKAVLQVTVGMPDGSTRELLLEATGLGGGRLRGRDKAADVERTLPVSSIRAATVIAQ
- a CDS encoding metal-dependent transcriptional regulator — encoded protein: MTDLIDTTEMYLRTILELEEENIVPLRARISERLGHSGPTVSQTVGRMERDGLVVVSEDRTLELTESGRRKAVDVMRKHRLAERLLSDVIGLDWAFVHDEACRWEHVMSEQVERRLVELLGHPTESPYGNPIPGLDQLGDAPARTFDEGVIGLVQKLNAAGAPIEGTVRRLAEPAQVDPELLEQLRDAGVVPGAKGDYRFNEGYVLIQMEGKDEGLELPVELASHIFLVGEPV